The following are from one region of the Coffea eugenioides isolate CCC68of chromosome 2, Ceug_1.0, whole genome shotgun sequence genome:
- the LOC113761475 gene encoding cinnamoyl-CoA reductase 1-like: MAAWEAEKARTVCVTGAGGYLGSWLVKLLLSRHYTVHATLRNPEDEKYVHLKKLDKAAENLKLFKADLLDYNSISAAIRGCDGVFHVASPVPSGSVPNPEVELVEPAVKGTLNVLKACSEANVKRVVAVSSTAAVVVSPNRHKGEIIDETCWSDGEYCKTTNNWYCYSKTVAESEALQYAKETGLDVLTVCPSFVLGPMLQRDVNASSLVLIKLLKEGYEEIENKFRDMVDVRDVAEALLLVYGRPEAEGRYICSSHLTATKDMVEILRKNYPNYKYPKRFIEVKDQSRGNVSSEKLQRLGWRYRPVEETLVDSVESYQQAGILD, translated from the exons ATGGCAGCGTGGGAGGCTGAGAAGGCCAGGACAGTATGTGTTACAGGAGCAGGGGGATACCTGGGATCTTGGTTAGTCAAGCTACTCCTTTCCCGCCATTATACTGTTCATGCCACCCTCAGAAATCCCG AGGATGAGAAATATGTTCATCTGAAGAAACTTGACAAAGCAGCTGAGAATTTGAAACTCTTTAAGGCTGATTTGCTGGATTATAACTCCATTTCTGCAGCCATCAGGGGCTGTGATGGCGTATTTCATGTAGCTAGTCCTGTTCCTTCAGGCTCTGTTCCCAATCCTGAG GTTGAACTTGTTGAGCCGGCTGTAAAGGGTACCCTTAATGTACTGAAGGCTTGTTCTGAAGCAAATGTCAAGCGCGTTGTAGCTGTTTCCTCTACTGCAGCTGTTGTTGTGAGTCCTAATCGGCATAAAGGTGAAATTATAGATGAGACGTGTTGGTCAGACGGGGAATACTGCAAGACAACAAAT aACTGGTATTGTTACTCCAAGACGGTTGCTGAAAGTGAGGCTTTACAATATGCAAAAGAAACTGGCCTTGATGTTTTAACTGTATGCCCATCCTTTGTTCTCGGCCCCATGCTACAGCGTGATGTGAATGCTAGCAGTCTGGTTCTTATAAAGCTGTTGAAAG AAGGATATGAAGAAATAGAAAACAAATTCCGGGATATGGTAGATGTGCGTGATGTGGCTGAAGCACTGCTTTTGGTTTACGGGAGACCTGAAGCTGAAGGGCGGTACATATGTTCATCTCACCTCACTGCGACAAAAGATATGGTGGAAATTCTGAGGAAAAACTATCCCAACTATAAGTACCCTAAGAG ATTTATAGAGGTGAAGGATCAAAGCCGAGGAAATGTTAGCTCAGAAAAATTGCAGAGGCTGGGCTGGAGATATAGGCCAGTGGAAGAAACCCTTGTTGACTCTGTCGAAAGCTACCAGCAGGCTGGGATCTTGGATTGA
- the LOC113764077 gene encoding cinnamoyl-CoA reductase 1-like gives MSSAAAAAGEGKVVCVTGASGYIASWLVKLLLERGYTVKASVRDLNDPKKTQHLASLAGAKERLHLFSANLLEEGSFDAIVEGCEGVFHTASPVQLSVGNPEAELLEPAVRGTVNVLRSCAKVSSIKKVVITSSMAAVSNNRELKENVVVDESWFSDPSYCEEQKSWYALSKTLAEDAVWKFAKEHGIEIITIHPGFVVGPVLQPSINLSTELILSLVNGAGAFPNVTLGWVDVRDVAHAHILAFEIPSASGRYCLVERSAHASQVIKILRGHYPTHKFLDKLSDNSNLFYPAHTVSNEKAKNLGVQFIPLEVSLKDTIESFREKNLVSI, from the exons ATGAgctcagcagcagcagcagcaggagAAGGGAAGGTGGTGTGCGTGACTGGAGCTTCGGGATACATAGCTTCATGGCTGGTGAAGCTGCTGCTTGAGCGGGGTTATACTGTTAAAGCTTCCGTTCGTGATCTCA ATGATCCAAAAAAGACACAGCATTTGGCATCACTTGCTGGAGCAAAGGAAAGGCTTCACTTGTTCTCGGCAAACTTATTAGAAGAGGGATCCTTTGATGCAATAGTTGAGGGATGTGAAGGTGTTTTCCATACCGCATCTCCAGTTCAACTTTCAGTTGGCAATCCAGAG gCAGAACTACTGGAACCTGCAGTCAGAGGAACAGTCAATGTGCTACGGTCATGTGCAAAAGTTTCATCTATAAAAAAAGTTGTTATAACATCTTCTATGGCTGCAGTTTCAAACAATAGAGAATTAAAGGAGAACGTGGTCGTTGATGAAAGTTGGTTTTCTGATCCATCATACTGTGAGGAGCAGAAG TCTTGGTACGCACTTTCAAAAACCTTGGCAGAGGATGCTGTATGGAAATTCGCAAAGGAGCATGGCATTGAGATAATCACAATTCATCCAGGATTCGTAGTTGGTCCAGTCTTGCAGCCATCTATTAATCTCAGCACAGAATTGATTCTGAGCCTAGTAAATG GGGCTGGAGCATTTCCTAATGTAACTCTTGGATGGGTTGATGTTAGAGATGTTGCCCATGCGCATATTCTTGCCTTTGAAATCCCTTCTGCAAGTGGAAGATATTGTCTGGTTGAGAGATCAGCACATGCCTCTCAGGTCATCAAGATTTTGCGTGGACATTACCCTACTCATAAATTTCTGGATAA ATTGTCAGACAATAGCAACCTTTTTTATCCAGCCCACACAGTATCCAACGAGAAGGCAAAGAATTTAGGAGTTCAATTTATTCCTTTGGAGGTCAGCTTAAAGGATACGATTGAAAGCTTCAGGGAGAAGAATTTAGTTAGCATCTAA